In Paenibacillus hexagrammi, the following are encoded in one genomic region:
- a CDS encoding efflux RND transporter permease subunit: MIKFTEFSMKNIAAIFIIMILLLVGGTYATTTLKVESMPDITFPVVIVSTTYTAPPKDVLEEITKPLEKAVAGLDGLKNLTSSSQDNYSQIIIELEQSKDPEDVKQDVESLVSNVQLPDSAEKPRVLTAGFASEPVYYMAVYGEEGMNQTELDKVYKDTILPGFNGLKGIDHVDSVGNQDAVLSIKLDAAAINNYGMTPSDVSNMIKASLVSSPAGTVDFNGNSQMVRVKGDMDTIYNLDNLKIMTKTGDTLLLKQVAKVEAISESKFMARLDDKPAIGVLLYKTKAANAVEFADSADKLMKDWEKSIPGVKFHIVLNGATSIKESVHGMVQEGGMGAVLASLMILIFLRNIRMTLIVLVSIPLSILVTLLLMAPLGISLNIMTLGGMAIAVGRVVDDSIVVIENIYSQLQKAHERNESVIKLATQQVSAAITSSTITTVGVFGPIAFVSGVVGEVFRPFAITLVCALMSSLLVALTVIPMLAKILVLKSKKITTHDENHVGPMAMRYKKALVWSLNNRIKTLLIAGLIFVLSIVLIVPHLAMSFMPDSETDRQAYVQLKLPRETSLDMMNQKSMEIEAMLKAAKDDKGNPVFKYNEALVGYNLGSNDKFAYRATMFTEFNDSIDAKEAVKKYKEEIMKLLPTGSDVNMELITMGGGGSSGADFSYSLKGDDQLYLKQAAELVKEKMKEFPELTDVKDSLSDSKTEVEITVDQNKARLYGLTAGQILQTVNSWISEEKLGDMKFNNVTYETKVMLDPIYKDSVEKMGAFLMKTSTGQTVQLNEVAKVKQIDAPTGISRESQEQVLNVTAKIDNVDKGGVSKKVSAELAKIELPSGVSREVKGVSDDINKSFMEMFMAMGASIFIVYLVMVLAFGNASAPLTILFSLPLAAIGGLLGLLVTGESVNVTSLIGFLMLIGIVVTNAIVLVDRVQQLRELNYSVRDSLIEAGMTRLRPIIMTAGATILALMPLALGLSKGTIISKGLAVVVIGGLTTSTLLTLVIVPIVYELIFSRKERKLAKRKAKMDAIQADNAATSMQ; this comes from the coding sequence ATGATCAAATTTACAGAGTTTTCGATGAAAAATATAGCAGCGATCTTCATTATTATGATTCTGCTGCTAGTAGGGGGGACATACGCAACTACGACGTTAAAGGTCGAAAGCATGCCGGATATTACGTTTCCTGTTGTGATCGTAAGTACTACATACACGGCGCCGCCTAAGGATGTTCTTGAGGAAATTACCAAGCCGCTCGAAAAAGCGGTCGCGGGGTTGGATGGGTTAAAAAACCTGACCTCGAGCTCGCAGGACAACTATTCACAGATCATCATAGAGCTTGAGCAGAGCAAGGATCCTGAGGATGTCAAGCAGGACGTCGAAAGTCTGGTCTCCAATGTTCAATTACCGGATAGCGCGGAGAAGCCTCGGGTGCTGACAGCAGGTTTTGCGTCGGAGCCGGTGTATTACATGGCGGTATACGGCGAGGAAGGGATGAATCAGACAGAGCTCGACAAAGTGTATAAAGACACGATTCTGCCGGGCTTCAACGGTTTAAAAGGGATTGACCACGTAGACTCCGTCGGGAATCAGGATGCAGTCCTCTCCATTAAGCTGGATGCAGCAGCTATTAACAATTACGGTATGACTCCTTCCGATGTTTCTAACATGATAAAAGCATCGCTGGTGTCCAGTCCGGCAGGTACAGTTGATTTTAATGGGAATTCGCAGATGGTGCGGGTAAAGGGCGATATGGACACCATCTACAATTTGGATAATCTGAAGATCATGACAAAAACAGGCGATACCCTGCTGTTAAAGCAGGTCGCTAAAGTGGAAGCAATCAGCGAATCGAAGTTTATGGCAAGATTGGACGATAAACCGGCGATCGGTGTATTGCTTTACAAGACAAAAGCAGCTAATGCCGTTGAGTTTGCCGATAGTGCAGATAAGCTCATGAAGGATTGGGAGAAATCCATTCCAGGCGTTAAATTTCATATTGTTTTGAATGGCGCTACCTCCATTAAGGAATCGGTTCATGGTATGGTGCAAGAGGGTGGAATGGGGGCCGTTCTAGCTTCCTTGATGATTCTGATTTTCCTGCGAAATATTCGTATGACGTTAATCGTACTCGTGTCCATTCCTTTATCCATTCTTGTGACCTTACTGTTAATGGCGCCTCTAGGTATTTCCCTCAATATTATGACACTTGGAGGGATGGCGATTGCCGTCGGCCGGGTCGTTGACGATAGTATCGTCGTTATTGAGAATATATACAGCCAATTACAAAAAGCGCACGAACGAAATGAGTCCGTGATCAAGTTAGCTACTCAGCAAGTATCGGCAGCTATTACATCTTCAACGATTACAACCGTCGGTGTATTTGGCCCGATTGCCTTTGTTAGCGGCGTAGTCGGAGAAGTATTCCGTCCTTTTGCCATCACGCTGGTCTGTGCATTAATGTCTTCACTGCTTGTAGCACTAACCGTAATTCCGATGCTGGCAAAGATTTTGGTTCTGAAAAGCAAGAAAATTACTACACATGATGAGAATCATGTTGGTCCCATGGCTATGCGCTACAAGAAAGCGCTGGTTTGGTCTTTGAACAACCGAATTAAAACATTGTTAATTGCCGGGCTGATTTTCGTGCTGTCGATCGTATTAATCGTTCCGCATTTAGCTATGTCATTCATGCCGGATAGTGAAACTGATCGTCAAGCTTACGTTCAATTAAAGCTGCCGCGTGAAACATCACTCGATATGATGAATCAGAAGTCCATGGAAATTGAAGCTATGCTGAAAGCGGCGAAGGATGATAAAGGTAATCCGGTCTTCAAATATAACGAAGCGCTTGTAGGCTACAACTTGGGAAGTAATGATAAATTTGCATACCGCGCAACCATGTTTACGGAATTTAACGATTCCATTGATGCGAAGGAAGCTGTAAAGAAATATAAGGAAGAGATCATGAAGCTGCTGCCTACCGGCTCAGATGTGAATATGGAGCTCATCACGATGGGTGGCGGAGGCTCAAGCGGAGCAGACTTCTCTTACTCGCTTAAAGGAGACGATCAACTCTACCTCAAGCAAGCGGCTGAGCTGGTTAAAGAGAAGATGAAAGAGTTCCCGGAGCTAACAGACGTTAAAGACAGTCTGAGCGATTCCAAAACTGAGGTAGAGATTACGGTTGATCAAAACAAAGCTAGACTCTATGGGCTCACTGCAGGTCAAATCCTTCAAACGGTAAACAGTTGGATTAGCGAAGAGAAGCTTGGGGATATGAAGTTTAATAATGTTACTTACGAAACGAAGGTGATGCTGGATCCGATTTATAAGGATTCTGTTGAAAAGATGGGCGCCTTCCTGATGAAGACGTCAACCGGTCAAACGGTTCAGCTGAACGAAGTGGCGAAAGTGAAACAGATTGATGCGCCGACCGGCATCAGCCGCGAGAGCCAGGAACAGGTGTTGAATGTAACGGCCAAAATCGACAATGTCGATAAAGGCGGCGTCAGTAAGAAGGTTTCAGCAGAGCTGGCCAAAATCGAGCTGCCGTCAGGTGTAAGCAGAGAAGTGAAAGGCGTATCTGATGATATTAATAAAAGCTTTATGGAAATGTTCATGGCGATGGGGGCTTCCATTTTCATTGTATATCTGGTGATGGTGTTAGCGTTTGGAAACGCTAGTGCTCCGCTGACGATTCTGTTCTCCCTACCACTTGCTGCGATTGGAGGACTACTAGGACTTCTTGTTACAGGTGAATCCGTAAACGTAACCTCCTTGATCGGATTCCTGATGCTCATTGGTATCGTCGTAACGAATGCGATTGTATTGGTAGACCGCGTTCAGCAGCTAAGAGAATTGAATTATTCGGTTCGGGATTCTCTCATTGAAGCAGGCATGACCAGACTGCGGCCTATTATTATGACAGCTGGCGCTACGATTTTAGCGCTTATGCCACTCGCTCTTGGACTTTCGAAGGGTACCATTATTTCCAAGGGTCTGGCTGTCGTCGTGATCGGAGGTCTTACAACGTCAACACTGCTGACGTTAGTGATTGTGCCTATCGTGTATGAGCTTATCTTTAGCAGAAAAGAGAGAAAGTTGGCCAAACGGAAAGCAAAAATGGATGCCATTCAAGCGGATAATGCTGCAACGTCTATGCAATAA
- a CDS encoding efflux RND transporter periplasmic adaptor subunit, which translates to MIQKDLNAVSLKGAQEGLSSAQKSSANNVADMKDNITTMETTVSDAEKAYNKTRNLYDQGQASKSDLDAAENALDKVKRSLDSLHRQLKALQETNTLAQAETQLESAEVNKRSIERALDNLEVKAPTSGILTDLNVEVGQSVTAGYRAGEVQQINPVKIKSQLTEASASLVRGKTELTFYIPDVLDKTTAPITYLSDVINGQTKAYDLELEIPNPDGKIKPGSKAQIQLTKEDEQIVPVVPTLSIVREGGDNFVYILNGDIAEKRKVELGRLNETNQEIISGVKEGEILITSGQHQLKDKDKVQVAN; encoded by the coding sequence TTGATCCAGAAGGATTTAAATGCCGTTTCACTCAAGGGTGCACAAGAGGGGCTTTCTTCCGCACAGAAAAGCTCGGCTAACAATGTAGCCGATATGAAAGATAACATTACGACGATGGAAACGACGGTCAGCGATGCGGAAAAAGCGTACAACAAAACCCGCAATCTGTACGATCAGGGGCAGGCGTCCAAATCCGACCTGGATGCGGCGGAAAATGCGCTGGATAAAGTAAAGCGCAGCCTTGACAGCTTGCATAGGCAGCTGAAGGCTTTACAAGAGACCAACACGTTGGCTCAAGCGGAGACACAGCTGGAATCGGCGGAAGTGAATAAGCGCAGCATCGAAAGAGCTTTGGATAATTTGGAAGTAAAAGCACCGACTTCAGGAATTTTAACGGACTTGAACGTGGAAGTGGGCCAAAGTGTAACAGCAGGCTATCGCGCTGGTGAAGTTCAGCAGATCAATCCGGTGAAAATTAAATCTCAATTAACTGAAGCATCTGCTAGCCTTGTTAGAGGCAAAACGGAGCTTACCTTCTACATACCGGATGTGCTCGATAAGACGACGGCTCCGATCACGTATTTGTCAGACGTTATTAACGGTCAAACCAAAGCGTATGACCTAGAGCTGGAAATTCCGAATCCTGACGGTAAGATCAAGCCTGGCTCTAAAGCTCAAATCCAACTGACGAAGGAAGATGAGCAGATCGTACCTGTTGTACCTACGCTGAGTATTGTCCGTGAAGGCGGAGATAACTTCGTGTATATTTTGAATGGGGATATCGCGGAAAAAAGAAAAGTGGAACTGGGCCGCTTAAATGAGACGAATCAAGAAATTATCTCCGGTGTGAAAGAGGGAGAAATCTTAATCACCTCAGGTCAGCATCAGTTGAAAGATAAAGATAAGGTTCAAGTTGCAAACTAA
- a CDS encoding 2'-5' RNA ligase family protein codes for MYCGIAIFPSKEIQDAANSFRKRYDPHYNLIQPHLTIKEKEQWNEDQLAAAAAHLEQITKSIQPFEIHFNRFSSFYPVNNVIYLALSDTTEMIKLHNTICTDVCRESEKPYAYNPHLTIGQELGADELHDVLSSLKNRKVNLTSKVDRVHLLFQTDNEAWTVHQTFLLRG; via the coding sequence ATGTATTGCGGTATTGCCATTTTTCCGTCCAAAGAAATCCAAGACGCTGCCAATAGTTTTAGAAAACGGTACGATCCCCACTACAATCTGATCCAGCCCCATTTGACGATCAAGGAAAAAGAACAGTGGAATGAAGATCAACTTGCTGCTGCTGCCGCACATCTAGAGCAAATCACGAAATCGATTCAACCGTTCGAGATACACTTCAACCGATTTTCATCGTTTTACCCAGTAAATAATGTCATTTACTTGGCTCTGTCCGATACTACGGAAATGATCAAGCTTCATAACACGATATGTACCGATGTGTGCAGGGAGTCGGAAAAGCCGTACGCTTATAACCCCCACCTTACGATCGGTCAGGAGCTGGGCGCAGACGAGCTGCATGATGTACTTTCAAGCCTGAAAAACAGGAAAGTGAATCTCACATCAAAGGTTGACCGGGTACATCTCCTATTTCAAACCGATAATGAAGCGTGGACGGTCCATCAGACTTTTTTACTACGCGGCTAA
- a CDS encoding S-layer homology domain-containing protein, giving the protein MMFALVCTFCQSVFAFTDIEGDPAQSKIEALQKEGIVSGIDDDLFNPKGHVTIAQGVHLIVQGLHLNIDNIRFIKEPKASDYYSHVPDNAWYAPSMIIAAHNGIELNRDLMPDDEMTREQFAANLYQAIQHTGTYVTNKMWIIMKDENAFSEGTMNAVQDLVKMKVIELDNGAFHPKTPITRSEAAEMLYNAIEFVNSHKQPVQEQSVTFTSTPVNDDVNKIVVSRGTKPHAGYKIEITGIDFQTDGTAVIRYHLTDPDPLALYAQVITEPTAETYVASSYTITLKQE; this is encoded by the coding sequence ATGATGTTCGCGCTTGTTTGTACGTTTTGTCAGAGTGTGTTTGCCTTTACGGATATTGAAGGCGATCCGGCTCAGAGCAAAATCGAAGCCTTGCAAAAAGAAGGAATTGTTAGCGGGATCGATGACGATTTATTCAATCCCAAAGGGCATGTGACCATCGCCCAAGGTGTTCATCTAATTGTGCAGGGGCTTCACTTGAATATCGATAACATTCGATTTATCAAAGAACCGAAGGCCAGTGACTACTACTCTCATGTACCGGACAATGCCTGGTACGCCCCTTCCATGATTATTGCGGCGCATAACGGGATTGAGCTAAACCGCGATTTGATGCCGGATGACGAGATGACTCGGGAGCAATTTGCAGCAAATTTGTATCAGGCGATTCAGCATACCGGAACCTATGTTACGAACAAAATGTGGATCATCATGAAAGATGAGAACGCTTTTTCAGAAGGAACCATGAATGCAGTCCAGGATTTGGTGAAAATGAAGGTGATCGAACTTGACAATGGAGCCTTTCACCCCAAAACTCCCATTACCCGCTCTGAAGCAGCTGAAATGCTCTATAATGCGATTGAATTTGTAAATAGCCATAAACAGCCCGTCCAAGAGCAGTCCGTTACCTTTACATCTACACCTGTGAATGATGACGTGAACAAAATTGTCGTGTCCCGAGGCACCAAGCCTCATGCTGGGTACAAAATCGAAATAACAGGCATTGATTTCCAGACTGACGGCACTGCGGTAATCCGTTACCATCTGACCGATCCCGATCCCCTTGCTCTGTATGCTCAGGTGATAACCGAACCTACGGCCGAGACGTATGTTGCCTCCTCTTATACCATTACGCTGAAGCAAGAATAA
- a CDS encoding alpha/beta hydrolase family protein, whose product MEMSKDRMIRADFYPASSAESLGTLIVCHGYKGFKDWGMFPHAAEALASDVDVVAINFSHNGVGDDLLEFTELEKFAKATYSKDLEDLNAIQRLVASDEFQTNIMQAEQLPVHFHINDSFKPANRSKPFIFLGHSRGGAVCLIHALDHPEASIAGVISWNGIVDVDLLSEENKAEMREKGAATR is encoded by the coding sequence TTGGAGATGTCTAAAGATCGGATGATACGGGCGGATTTTTATCCTGCATCAAGCGCCGAATCTCTAGGAACTTTGATTGTCTGTCATGGTTACAAGGGTTTTAAAGATTGGGGGATGTTCCCGCATGCGGCAGAGGCTTTAGCCTCAGATGTGGACGTTGTTGCTATAAATTTCTCGCATAATGGGGTGGGAGACGATCTGCTTGAATTTACGGAGCTTGAAAAATTTGCAAAAGCAACGTACTCCAAAGACTTGGAAGATTTGAACGCAATTCAAAGGCTGGTTGCATCTGATGAATTTCAAACAAACATCATGCAAGCGGAGCAACTGCCGGTTCATTTTCATATCAATGATAGCTTCAAGCCCGCTAATAGAAGTAAGCCGTTTATTTTTCTCGGTCATAGCCGCGGAGGGGCTGTTTGTCTCATTCATGCGTTGGATCATCCAGAAGCGAGCATCGCCGGTGTTATTAGCTGGAATGGAATTGTGGATGTAGACCTGCTCAGCGAAGAAAATAAGGCCGAAATGAGAGAGAAAGGCGCAGCTACACGCTAA
- a CDS encoding Na+/H+ antiporter NhaC family protein — MRMLSTRQFIFIVMTTITGLAAAYLLNIPLAFGFALGLIALLGFSWKAGLSAKTLTGSMLAGMKHTREVVWILALVGLLIPAWTASGTIPYMIDSGIHFIDPRYFVTFAFVLSAVISMLLGTSTGTLSSVGIPLMGLGGYLHIPLSMLAGALVSGAFVGDRTSPFSSARQLTGASTGVKGKEQWKAMLPTTVAGILVAVVCFAWEDWEGSWHHAGIAGFQQQFGEGFIYSPWLLVPAAILLLSIALRLGTRNGFMLSILSAVTIGSLFQHITWTTWFQYLWNGYSSDRFHSLETKGFSSMIELMVLILMAGAFNGILEENKVLQLFMEKLLGTKPTLLGATMRTSIFGLLLCLISCNQTLPIMMTGRSLLPRWEQTFPRHQLTRIVADTSLIFAAMVPWNLLGVLCGTILGVPVESYIMHAPFLWSLPVCTWIWSYVCVRGETGSTYGIDR, encoded by the coding sequence ATGCGGATGCTATCAACCAGGCAGTTTATCTTCATCGTCATGACAACGATTACAGGATTGGCCGCAGCGTATTTGTTGAATATTCCTTTGGCCTTTGGATTCGCTCTGGGGCTTATTGCACTCCTGGGATTTTCCTGGAAAGCTGGCCTATCTGCCAAAACTTTAACCGGGAGCATGCTTGCTGGAATGAAGCATACCAGAGAAGTGGTGTGGATCCTTGCATTAGTCGGTCTTCTGATTCCGGCCTGGACGGCCAGTGGAACGATTCCTTATATGATTGACAGCGGCATCCATTTCATAGATCCCCGATATTTTGTGACATTTGCATTTGTGCTTTCTGCTGTTATTTCTATGCTGCTAGGCACCTCTACCGGTACACTTAGTTCGGTCGGGATCCCGCTGATGGGACTTGGAGGCTACTTACACATTCCTTTGTCGATGCTTGCTGGAGCACTCGTCTCAGGGGCTTTTGTCGGAGACCGCACATCGCCGTTCTCAAGCGCAAGGCAGCTGACAGGAGCTTCAACCGGAGTGAAGGGGAAAGAGCAGTGGAAGGCTATGCTGCCGACTACGGTGGCGGGTATTTTGGTAGCTGTTGTATGTTTTGCTTGGGAAGATTGGGAGGGAAGCTGGCACCATGCTGGTATCGCCGGTTTTCAGCAGCAATTCGGTGAAGGCTTCATATACAGTCCGTGGCTGCTTGTTCCCGCAGCTATTCTATTGTTGTCTATAGCTCTGCGGCTTGGCACCAGGAACGGATTCATGCTTTCTATACTTTCAGCTGTTACCATAGGCAGTCTATTTCAACATATTACATGGACAACATGGTTTCAGTATCTGTGGAACGGATATAGCTCGGATAGATTCCATAGCCTTGAGACCAAAGGCTTCTCCAGCATGATCGAACTCATGGTTCTGATTTTGATGGCGGGAGCTTTCAACGGAATCCTTGAAGAAAACAAAGTGCTGCAACTGTTTATGGAAAAACTGCTAGGGACGAAGCCCACCTTGCTTGGAGCGACAATGCGCACATCGATATTCGGTTTATTGCTGTGCTTGATTTCTTGCAATCAAACGCTCCCCATCATGATGACAGGACGCAGCTTGCTTCCAAGATGGGAGCAAACCTTTCCGCGACATCAACTCACACGTATCGTGGCCGACACTAGTCTGATTTTTGCAGCTATGGTTCCTTGGAATTTGCTAGGCGTTCTTTGCGGGACCATACTAGGCGTACCAGTCGAAAGCTATATCATGCATGCGCCATTCTTATGGTCGCTACCGGTCTGTACCTGGATTTGGTCCTATGTATGTGTGAGAGGGGAGACGGGCAGTACATATGGAATTGATCGTTGA
- the istA gene encoding IS21 family transposase, protein MYFSILGMKEQGLKITQIARKLEVSRNTVYKFLEMNPDEFSKYLEQLETRQKKLDGYESSILQWLREYPDLSAAQIHDWLKERFQVQNISEGTVRNYVRDLRKKYNIPKVMQARQYEAVQDPPPGYQLQVDFGETKLRNLQGNLVRLWFMGFVLSHSRHKYVQWLDRPFTTKDVVDMHEEAFAFFGGIPQEIVYDQDHLLLTSENHGDLLFTHEFASYVKQRDFRIRMCRKQDPESKGRIENVVKYVKRNFARHRLFANLDRLNEDCVAWLHRTGNAKIHHTTKKIPAEVYALEKEHLRPVHTKINSLPPSITRTVRKDNTIWYEGNRYSVPLGTYDGTDKQVSIQVTEMGRLAIRDLDSGQLLAEHPLATGNGQLVQNTNHKRDRTKGIAAYIQTVAEAFPDPTAASPFLNEIYNRKPRYIRDQLQLIQRALEPAEPDAVTKALGYCIKHRLYRATDFADAVEHYKRPRPPEIPSEAPLKLLSDQDQSKRKVKPQIREFDAYKAILTGGQR, encoded by the coding sequence ATGTACTTCTCCATACTCGGAATGAAGGAGCAGGGCTTAAAGATCACACAAATTGCACGAAAGCTAGAGGTATCCAGAAATACGGTGTACAAGTTCTTGGAAATGAATCCAGATGAATTTAGTAAATATTTGGAACAACTGGAGACTAGACAAAAGAAGTTAGATGGATATGAATCGTCCATTCTACAATGGTTGCGGGAATATCCCGACCTGTCGGCTGCTCAAATTCACGACTGGCTCAAGGAACGGTTTCAGGTGCAGAACATTTCAGAGGGAACAGTGCGAAACTACGTAAGGGACCTTCGGAAAAAGTACAACATCCCCAAAGTCATGCAAGCCAGACAATACGAGGCTGTACAAGATCCTCCTCCGGGTTATCAGCTACAAGTAGACTTCGGGGAAACAAAGCTCCGGAATCTTCAGGGAAATTTGGTGCGGTTGTGGTTCATGGGATTCGTCTTGTCCCATTCCAGGCATAAATATGTACAGTGGTTGGACCGTCCCTTTACTACGAAGGATGTGGTGGATATGCATGAGGAAGCGTTCGCATTCTTCGGTGGGATCCCGCAGGAGATTGTTTACGACCAGGACCATCTGCTTCTTACCAGCGAGAATCATGGAGATTTGTTATTCACGCATGAGTTTGCAAGTTATGTTAAGCAGCGGGATTTTCGAATCCGAATGTGCAGGAAACAAGATCCTGAAAGTAAAGGCCGCATCGAAAATGTAGTCAAGTATGTAAAGCGAAACTTCGCAAGGCATCGCCTCTTCGCTAACCTAGACAGGCTCAATGAAGACTGTGTAGCTTGGCTCCATCGCACGGGAAATGCCAAGATCCATCACACCACTAAAAAAATACCGGCCGAAGTCTATGCTCTTGAAAAAGAGCACCTCCGCCCGGTCCACACAAAAATAAACTCGCTACCACCAAGTATAACAAGGACCGTTCGGAAGGACAACACCATTTGGTATGAAGGAAACCGGTATTCAGTTCCGCTTGGAACCTATGACGGGACAGACAAGCAAGTGAGTATTCAGGTTACGGAAATGGGGCGCCTAGCGATTCGAGATCTGGACAGCGGGCAACTATTGGCCGAACATCCACTGGCCACAGGCAATGGACAACTCGTTCAGAACACCAATCACAAACGAGATCGAACGAAGGGCATTGCAGCCTACATCCAAACCGTAGCGGAAGCATTCCCAGACCCAACAGCGGCTAGCCCCTTCCTAAACGAGATTTACAACCGTAAGCCCCGGTACATTAGGGACCAATTACAGCTCATTCAGCGTGCTTTGGAGCCCGCAGAGCCGGATGCTGTAACGAAGGCTTTGGGTTACTGTATCAAACACCGTTTGTATCGGGCAACCGACTTTGCTGATGCAGTGGAGCATTACAAGAGGCCGAGACCACCGGAAATTCCCTCAGAAGCTCCTCTAAAACTGCTAAGCGATCAAGATCAGTCCAAGCGTAAAGTCAAGCCCCAAATTCGGGAGTTCGACGCCTACAAGGCCATTCTTACGGGGGGACAGCGATGA
- the istB gene encoding IS21-like element helper ATPase IstB has product MNEVTVELRQALRNLNLTEAAQVIEQTLMEADSKEWTCRQFLQWLLQYEMNRREEKQLAKRFRWALFPEIKRLDDFMLEEQQSLSRRQFNQLRELLWLEQNYNLIFLGPPGVGKTHLAIGLGVEALKKGYRVSFITMDGLIQLLKTETISRVSGSKLKRLYRSQLVIMDDLMFMAMDRYEANLFFQFINKLYGQSSIILTSNKGPDDWGELLGDPAITTAILDRILHKSEIIQLQGDSYRLKHRQTIFS; this is encoded by the coding sequence ATGAATGAAGTGACTGTAGAACTTAGACAAGCACTACGAAATCTCAATCTAACGGAAGCGGCTCAGGTCATCGAGCAAACATTAATGGAAGCGGACTCCAAGGAATGGACCTGCCGCCAATTCTTGCAATGGCTCCTGCAGTACGAAATGAACCGCCGCGAAGAAAAGCAACTCGCCAAACGGTTTCGCTGGGCTCTGTTTCCGGAGATTAAGAGGCTCGACGACTTCATGCTAGAGGAGCAGCAGTCGCTCAGCAGACGGCAGTTTAACCAACTAAGAGAGCTACTTTGGCTCGAGCAAAACTACAATCTAATTTTTCTGGGGCCGCCGGGCGTGGGAAAAACCCATTTGGCCATAGGTCTTGGCGTGGAAGCATTGAAAAAAGGGTACCGGGTCAGTTTTATTACGATGGACGGTCTCATTCAATTATTGAAAACGGAGACCATATCAAGGGTCTCTGGGTCCAAGCTCAAACGGCTATACCGATCCCAACTTGTGATCATGGATGACTTGATGTTTATGGCCATGGACCGTTATGAAGCCAACTTATTCTTTCAGTTTATAAACAAGTTATATGGGCAATCCTCGATCATCTTGACCTCCAATAAGGGTCCGGATGATTGGGGAGAGCTACTAGGCGATCCTGCCATCACCACAGCAATCCTGGACAGAATTCTGCATAAAAGTGAAATCATCCAGCTCCAAGGGGACAGCTATCGGTTGAAGCATCGACAGACCATTTTCAGCTAA
- a CDS encoding DUF1806 family protein → MALRFDGHGWLRMEALTHYEVAENRLLLAGYDDRGRMNVALHLGKEPFPE, encoded by the coding sequence GTGGCTCTTCGATTCGACGGGCATGGCTGGCTGCGAATGGAAGCGCTCACGCATTATGAGGTAGCTGAGAACCGGCTTTTGTTGGCCGGCTATGACGATAGAGGTCGGATGAATGTTGCCCTTCACTTAGGAAAGGAGCCGTTTCCGGAATGA
- a CDS encoding PIG-L family deacetylase, with amino-acid sequence MNRTDTDTRKILAILAHPDDESFICGGTLAKYASEGVEITLVSATRGEMGRRMGNPPYLNRESMPAARELELRQACMCLGIRELLFFDIRDKTVEFADEENLIARVAALIHDIDPDVVLTFHEKLGGHPDHCAIGKATTAAMRRTGHRSKLYFITFGDAMKHPARFGYTRKDVIQVDVRDHLEAKLAAFRAHRCQTEIDEWVWLPDKEALLKLSQHEYFLKGNTETPTQDLHDLF; translated from the coding sequence ATGAATAGGACAGATACAGACACGCGAAAGATTCTTGCGATTCTTGCCCATCCTGACGACGAGTCGTTTATCTGTGGGGGTACTCTCGCAAAATATGCAAGTGAAGGGGTCGAGATTACGCTGGTTAGCGCAACACGAGGTGAGATGGGACGACGCATGGGTAATCCGCCTTATCTCAATCGGGAATCAATGCCTGCTGCACGTGAGTTGGAGCTAAGGCAAGCCTGTATGTGCCTTGGCATTCGAGAGCTTCTTTTCTTTGATATCCGTGACAAGACGGTGGAGTTTGCGGATGAGGAGAACCTGATTGCACGGGTAGCAGCTCTCATCCACGATATTGATCCTGATGTAGTGCTTACTTTTCACGAAAAACTGGGCGGACATCCAGATCACTGCGCGATCGGAAAAGCAACGACTGCCGCTATGAGGCGGACAGGACATCGTAGTAAGTTATATTTCATTACGTTCGGTGATGCGATGAAACATCCGGCGCGGTTTGGGTATACCCGTAAGGATGTTATTCAAGTCGATGTTCGTGATCATTTGGAAGCGAAGCTCGCTGCGTTTCGAGCTCATCGTTGCCAAACGGAAATTGACGAGTGGGTATGGCTGCCCGACAAAGAGGCACTGCTGAAGCTTAGCCAACATGAATATTTTTTGAAAGGGAACACAGAGACTCCCACGCAGGATCTCCATGATTTGTTTTAG